Proteins found in one Bremerella volcania genomic segment:
- a CDS encoding glutamate synthase subunit beta, which yields MGKPTGFMEFQRNTIPYRDPLVRINDYNEFQIEVTDSHLQTQGARCMDCGVPFCQSTTGCPVDNLIPEWNDLVYKGRWREALDRLHKTNNFPEFTGRVCPAPCENACVLGITNPPVAIKNIECSIIDRGFEEGWVTAMVPEHRTGKKVAVIGSGPAGLAAAEQLNKAGHNVTVYERDDRIGGLLMYGIPNMKLDKHTVQRRVDLMEAAGVKFVTNAHVGQNIDVAELKEKNDAIILAVGATKPRDLPIPGRELNGVHFAMEFLRANTKSLMDSNLEDGNYISAEGKNVIVIGGGDTGTDCIGTSIRHGCTSMVNFELLPKPPADRAPDNPWPQWARIFRVDYGHQEAEAKFGNDPREFCILSKEFIDDGNGNVAGIKTVTVQWTKDDSGRWNMAEVPGSEKVFKADLVLLAMGFLGPEATLVEKLGMETDQRSNFKAEYGRFATSIDGVFAAGDCRRGQSLVVWAINEGRAAARECDKYLMGVSSLP from the coding sequence ATGGGTAAGCCTACCGGGTTTATGGAATTTCAGCGGAACACCATTCCCTATCGTGATCCGCTGGTTCGTATCAACGACTACAACGAGTTTCAAATCGAAGTCACCGACAGCCATCTGCAAACGCAGGGCGCTCGGTGCATGGACTGCGGCGTTCCGTTCTGCCAAAGCACGACCGGATGCCCCGTCGACAACCTGATTCCCGAGTGGAACGACCTGGTCTACAAAGGCCGTTGGCGGGAAGCACTCGATCGTCTGCACAAGACGAACAACTTCCCCGAGTTCACCGGTCGCGTTTGTCCGGCTCCTTGCGAAAACGCTTGCGTGCTTGGCATCACCAACCCGCCGGTCGCGATCAAGAACATCGAATGTTCGATCATCGATCGGGGCTTCGAAGAAGGTTGGGTCACCGCGATGGTGCCTGAGCACCGCACCGGTAAGAAGGTCGCCGTGATTGGTTCCGGTCCGGCTGGTTTGGCCGCGGCCGAACAGTTGAACAAGGCCGGCCACAACGTGACCGTGTACGAGCGAGACGACCGCATCGGCGGTCTGCTGATGTACGGCATTCCGAACATGAAGCTCGACAAGCACACCGTCCAGCGTCGCGTCGATCTGATGGAAGCCGCAGGTGTCAAGTTCGTCACCAATGCCCACGTCGGTCAGAACATCGACGTCGCCGAGCTGAAAGAAAAGAATGACGCGATCATTCTGGCCGTCGGTGCCACCAAGCCGCGTGATCTGCCCATCCCCGGCCGCGAACTCAACGGCGTTCACTTCGCCATGGAATTCCTGAGGGCCAACACCAAGAGCCTGATGGATTCCAACCTCGAAGACGGCAACTACATTTCCGCCGAAGGCAAGAACGTCATCGTCATCGGTGGTGGTGATACCGGCACCGACTGCATCGGTACCTCGATCCGTCACGGCTGCACCAGCATGGTCAACTTCGAACTGCTGCCCAAGCCGCCGGCCGATCGTGCCCCGGATAACCCGTGGCCGCAATGGGCTCGGATCTTCCGCGTCGACTACGGTCACCAGGAAGCGGAAGCCAAGTTCGGCAACGATCCGCGCGAGTTCTGCATCCTGTCGAAGGAATTCATCGACGACGGCAACGGCAACGTGGCTGGCATCAAGACGGTGACCGTCCAGTGGACCAAAGATGACAGCGGCCGCTGGAACATGGCCGAAGTCCCCGGCAGCGAGAAGGTGTTCAAGGCCGACCTCGTTCTGCTGGCCATGGGCTTCCTCGGTCCGGAAGCGACCCTGGTCGAAAAGCTTGGCATGGAAACGGATCAACGATCCAACTTCAAAGCCGAATACGGCCGCTTCGCCACGTCCATCGACGGCGTCTTCGCCGCTGGCGACTGCCGCCGCGGACAGAGCCTGGTCGTCTGGGCCATCAACGAAGGCCGAGCCGCCGCACGCGAGTGCGACAAGTACCTGATGGGGGTCAGCTCATTGCCGTAA
- the gltB gene encoding glutamate synthase large subunit, with protein sequence MIQPNQSTSRTYRTERPGKEGLYDPAMERENCGVGFVAHIKGKRTHQLVLDAEAMNINMDHRGGCGCEANTGDGAGMLTALPLEFLARVAKEDLGKELPEPGKFAAGIVFLPRDAKSREHCKKTVENLIEEHGQVLVGWRKVPTNPEGADIGPTALACMPEIEMLIVSAGGDLEGDAFERQLYMIRKRASHMLRGDLNLVQRTLFYIGSLSTKVIIYKGMLTPAQLVPFYRDLQCEDYTTHLAMVHSRFSTNTFPSWDRAQPNRFMSHNGEINTVRGNANWMKAREGQAKSELFGDELTKLFPIVEPECSDSGTFDNVLEFLLMGGRTLQEAVMMMVPEAWQKHETMAEDKRAFYEYHSSLMEPWDGPASIAFTDGHYIGAVLDRNGLRPSRYYVTSDDRVIMASEVGVIPVDPSIVIEKGRLQPGRMFLIDFEQGRMIPDEELKTSFARERPYAKWLREQRIELAELSPNKEPHGFDPETLLARMQAFGFTTETLNFMLLPLIEQKRDPIGSMGNDSALACLSDKPRMLYDYFKQLFAQVTNPAIDSIREEVVMSLECYIGPESNLLETTPEHAHRLLVSHPILTNEELAAFSHMDHRGWKTKVIDVTFARSEGHDGLVKALDRICAEAESAIDEGYSNIVLSDRKISAERVPVSMLLVTGAVHHHLVGVAKRTQIGIILETGEAREVHHHCLLVGYGADAINPYLAFEALWQARVDGLVKAEDYPDDDSLVAAYRKGVAKGLLKVMGKMGISTLQSYKGAQIFEALGLQDEVIKRCFAGTSSRVQGVNFKVLAEEQLRRHELGYPVREDGRLPVLPNPGEFHWRAEGERHAWSPDAIANIQVAARTNSRDAYNQFAKLVNEDSRNRCMLRGLLTFKEDTKSIPIDEVMPASEIVKRFCTGAMSYGSISGEAHESLAIAMNRIGGKSNTGEGGEDSLRFQPLANGDSKRSAIKQVASGRFGVTINYLTNADEIQIKISQGAKPGEGGELPGKKVDEYIARLRYSTPGVGLISPPPHHDIYSIEDLSQLIHDLKNANPAARISVKLVSEIGVGTIAAGVAKAKADHILIAGDNGGTGASPLTSIKHAGLPWELGIAETHQTLVMNDLRSRVVLQTDGGLKTGRDVVIAAILGAEEMGFSTAPLITLGCIMMRKCHLNTCPVGIATQDPELRKKFKGEPEHVVNYLFMVAEEARELMAKLGVKTMDELIGRVDLLESNKAIQHWKADGLDLTPLLKPAENKNPNSPQYNVMKQDHRLELALDNMLIERSQPALEKKEKVRIETPIININRTVGTTLSHEIAKRYGENGLPDETIHVKLHGSAGQSIGAFLAAGVTLELEGDANDYVGKGLSGGRVIIYPPKSSSFKAEENMLVGNVCLYGATRGQAFFRGRAAERFCVRNSGAHTVVEGVGDHGCEYMTGGRVVVLGSTGRNFAAGMSGGVAYIWDYEGNFLQNCNLGMVELERLDNPSDIVEVKGLIQMHAKYTQSPVAEKILADWDNAMTQFVKVMPIDYKRVLNERMQHDEEEDVQLSGAESNG encoded by the coding sequence ATGGTCAGGTCCTGGTCGGCTGGCGAAAAGTGCCTACCAATCCGGAAGGCGCCGACATCGGTCCGACCGCTTTGGCTTGCATGCCCGAGATCGAGATGCTGATCGTCTCGGCCGGCGGTGATCTCGAAGGGGATGCCTTCGAACGCCAACTGTACATGATCCGCAAGCGTGCCAGCCACATGCTTCGCGGCGATCTCAATCTCGTCCAGCGCACGCTGTTTTACATCGGCAGTCTGTCGACGAAGGTCATCATCTACAAAGGGATGCTGACGCCGGCTCAGTTGGTGCCGTTTTATCGCGACCTGCAATGCGAAGACTACACCACGCATCTGGCGATGGTTCACTCGCGTTTCAGCACCAACACGTTCCCCTCGTGGGACCGTGCTCAGCCGAATCGCTTCATGTCGCACAATGGCGAAATCAATACGGTTCGCGGCAACGCCAACTGGATGAAGGCCCGCGAAGGCCAAGCCAAGAGCGAACTATTCGGCGATGAACTGACCAAGCTCTTCCCGATCGTCGAGCCCGAATGCTCCGACTCCGGTACGTTCGATAACGTTCTCGAATTCCTGCTGATGGGCGGTCGTACGCTGCAGGAAGCCGTCATGATGATGGTGCCGGAAGCCTGGCAAAAGCACGAAACGATGGCCGAGGACAAGCGGGCATTCTACGAATATCACTCCAGCTTGATGGAGCCGTGGGACGGTCCTGCCTCGATCGCGTTTACCGACGGTCATTACATCGGCGCGGTGCTCGACCGAAATGGTCTGCGTCCGAGCCGCTACTACGTGACCTCCGACGACCGCGTGATCATGGCCAGCGAAGTGGGGGTCATTCCCGTCGATCCGAGCATCGTGATCGAAAAGGGACGCCTCCAGCCCGGACGCATGTTCCTGATCGACTTCGAACAAGGTCGCATGATTCCGGACGAAGAACTAAAGACCAGTTTCGCCCGCGAACGTCCTTACGCCAAGTGGCTTCGCGAACAACGCATCGAACTGGCCGAGCTGAGCCCCAACAAAGAGCCGCACGGCTTCGATCCCGAGACCCTCTTGGCGCGCATGCAGGCCTTCGGTTTCACCACCGAAACGCTCAACTTCATGCTGCTGCCGCTGATCGAGCAAAAGCGTGACCCGATCGGTTCGATGGGTAACGACTCGGCCCTGGCGTGTCTCAGCGACAAGCCGCGCATGCTTTACGACTACTTCAAGCAGTTGTTCGCCCAGGTCACCAACCCGGCGATCGACTCGATTCGTGAAGAAGTCGTCATGTCGCTGGAGTGCTACATCGGTCCTGAAAGCAACCTGCTGGAAACGACGCCCGAGCACGCTCACCGCTTGCTCGTTTCGCATCCGATTCTGACCAATGAAGAGTTGGCTGCCTTCTCGCACATGGATCACCGTGGCTGGAAGACGAAGGTCATCGACGTGACGTTCGCTCGCAGCGAAGGTCACGACGGCCTGGTCAAAGCGTTGGATCGCATTTGTGCCGAGGCCGAATCGGCGATCGACGAAGGTTACAGCAATATTGTGCTGAGCGATCGTAAGATCAGTGCCGAACGCGTTCCGGTAAGCATGCTGCTGGTGACCGGTGCCGTCCACCATCACCTGGTCGGAGTCGCCAAGCGAACTCAGATTGGCATCATTCTGGAAACAGGCGAAGCTCGCGAAGTGCATCACCACTGCCTGCTGGTGGGTTACGGTGCCGACGCGATCAATCCTTATCTTGCCTTCGAGGCCCTGTGGCAAGCTCGCGTCGATGGCCTGGTGAAGGCCGAAGACTACCCCGACGACGATTCCCTCGTGGCCGCGTACCGGAAGGGCGTTGCCAAGGGGCTCCTCAAGGTGATGGGTAAGATGGGGATCAGTACGCTTCAGTCTTACAAGGGTGCTCAGATCTTCGAGGCCCTCGGTCTGCAAGACGAAGTGATCAAGCGCTGCTTCGCTGGAACTTCCAGCCGCGTTCAGGGCGTGAACTTCAAGGTTCTCGCCGAAGAACAACTGCGTCGTCACGAATTGGGATATCCCGTTCGCGAAGACGGCCGTTTGCCCGTGTTACCCAACCCAGGTGAATTCCACTGGCGGGCCGAAGGGGAGCGTCATGCTTGGAGCCCCGACGCGATCGCCAACATTCAGGTCGCTGCCCGCACCAACAGCCGCGATGCCTACAACCAGTTCGCGAAGTTGGTGAATGAGGATTCCCGCAACCGCTGCATGCTGCGTGGCCTGCTAACCTTCAAGGAAGACACCAAGTCGATTCCAATCGACGAGGTGATGCCCGCCAGCGAGATCGTCAAACGCTTCTGCACCGGCGCGATGAGTTACGGCTCAATTTCGGGCGAAGCCCACGAATCGCTGGCCATCGCCATGAATCGCATCGGCGGTAAGAGCAACACCGGCGAAGGGGGCGAAGATTCGCTTCGCTTCCAGCCATTGGCCAACGGCGACTCGAAGCGTTCGGCCATCAAGCAGGTCGCATCCGGCCGCTTTGGTGTGACGATCAACTACCTGACCAACGCGGACGAAATTCAGATCAAGATCTCGCAAGGTGCCAAGCCGGGCGAAGGTGGCGAACTGCCAGGTAAGAAGGTGGACGAGTACATCGCTCGCCTGCGTTACTCGACCCCTGGCGTCGGTCTGATCAGTCCTCCGCCGCACCACGATATTTACTCGATCGAAGACCTTTCGCAGCTGATTCACGATCTGAAGAACGCGAATCCGGCAGCTCGCATCAGCGTGAAGCTGGTCTCCGAAATCGGTGTCGGTACCATCGCCGCCGGCGTGGCCAAAGCCAAGGCCGATCACATCCTGATCGCCGGCGACAACGGCGGTACCGGGGCTTCGCCGCTGACGAGCATCAAGCACGCCGGTCTGCCTTGGGAACTGGGGATTGCTGAAACGCACCAGACCCTGGTTATGAACGACCTGCGTAGCCGCGTGGTTCTACAAACCGACGGTGGTTTGAAGACCGGTCGCGACGTCGTGATCGCCGCGATCCTGGGAGCCGAAGAAATGGGCTTCTCGACCGCGCCGCTGATCACGCTGGGCTGCATCATGATGCGGAAGTGTCACCTCAATACGTGCCCGGTCGGGATCGCCACCCAAGATCCGGAGCTTCGCAAGAAGTTCAAGGGCGAACCGGAACACGTCGTGAATTACCTGTTCATGGTGGCCGAAGAAGCTCGTGAACTGATGGCCAAGCTGGGCGTCAAGACGATGGACGAACTGATCGGCCGCGTCGACCTGCTTGAATCGAACAAGGCGATCCAGCACTGGAAAGCCGACGGTCTGGACCTGACTCCACTGTTGAAGCCAGCGGAAAACAAGAATCCCAATTCACCACAATACAACGTGATGAAGCAGGATCACCGTTTGGAATTGGCTCTGGACAACATGCTGATCGAGAGGTCGCAGCCGGCTCTCGAGAAGAAAGAAAAGGTTCGGATCGAAACGCCGATCATCAATATCAACCGTACCGTCGGCACCACGCTCAGCCATGAGATTGCCAAGCGTTACGGTGAAAACGGCCTGCCTGACGAAACCATTCACGTCAAGCTGCATGGTTCGGCCGGTCAAAGTATTGGTGCCTTCTTGGCTGCCGGGGTCACCCTGGAACTGGAAGGGGACGCGAACGACTACGTCGGCAAAGGCCTCTCAGGCGGTCGCGTCATCATCTATCCACCCAAAAGCAGTTCCTTCAAGGCGGAAGAGAACATGCTGGTGGGTAACGTCTGCCTGTACGGGGCGACGCGGGGTCAGGCCTTCTTCCGAGGTAGGGCGGCCGAACGATTCTGTGTCCGGAACAGCGGTGCGCACACTGTTGTCGAAGGAGTCGGAGATCACGGATGTGAATACATGACCGGGGGCCGCGTGGTCGTCCTGGGCTCGACTGGCCGCAACTTCGCAGCCGGTATGAGTGGCGGTGTCGCCTACATTTGGGATTACGAAGGCAACTTCCTGCAGAATTGCAATCTGGGAATGGTCGAGCTAGAGCGGTTGGACAACCCCAGCGACATCGTGGAGGTAAAAGGCCTGATCCAAATGCATGCCAAGTACACGCAGTCGCCAGTGGCCGAGAAGATTCTCGCCGACTGGGACAATGCGATGACTCAGTTCGTCAAGGTCATGCCCATTGATTACAAGCGTGTCCTCAACGAACGCATGCAACACGATGAAGAAGAAGACGTTCAACTAAGCGGAGCCGAAAGCAATGGGTAA